In the Phaseolus vulgaris cultivar G19833 chromosome 7, P. vulgaris v2.0, whole genome shotgun sequence genome, one interval contains:
- the LOC137827527 gene encoding cysteine-rich receptor-like protein kinase 29 isoform X2 translates to MAALSFMLILFFSFPFLISLGSAQKYICDKGGNYTANSTYSTNLNTLLSTLSSNTQIEYGFYNFSYGQNTDTVYAIGLCRGDQQPGECRSCLNNSRVGIMQSCPNQKKAILWSDQCMLRYSYDTIFHKMETSPTYYWWNVGNVTEVDQFNEVLGNLMKSLRDIAASGDSRRKYATAENATGLNFQTIYGLVQCTPDLSQQECYHCLDGAISEIPNCCNGKIGGRVLKPSCNLRFESNNFYGNTTTLDPDPEAPPPSTNNTSSTNTTSSQESDNTTIIVIAVVVPTVVVVLFLICLFLYLRRLKARKNLPVKEEEEDADEDEGEIKIVESLQFNFDTIRVATADFSDSNKLGQGGFGAVYRGKLPNGEIIAVKRLSRNSGQGDTEFKNEVVLVVKLQHRNLVRLLGFCLEGRERLLVYEFVPNKSLDYFIFDPAMKAQLDWEKRYKIIRGIARGLLYLHEDSQLRIIHRDLKASNILLDQEMNPKIADFGMARLVLMDQTQANTSRIVGTYGYMAPEYAMQGHFSVKSDVFSFGVLILEIVSGQKNSGINNGENMEDLLSFAWRNWKEGKAINIVDPSLNSNSRNEMLRCIHIGLLCVQENLVDRPNMTNIMLMLNSYSLSLPIPAEPAFYMNSRTRSLPEMQSWDYNSRETGSSEPILKSAQESENEASITELYPR, encoded by the exons ATGGCAGCGCTCTCCTTCATGcttattctctttttttcttttccatttctTATATCTCTTGGCAGCGCTCAGAAGTACATATGTGATAAGGGTGGCAACTACACAGCCAACAGCACCTACAGCACCAACCTCAACACCCTTTTATCCACTCTCTCTTCCAACACACAAATTGAATACGGTTTCTACAACTTTTCATATGGCCAAAACACTGACACAGTATACGCCATAGGGCTCTGCAGAGGAGATCAACAGCCAGGGGAGTGCCGCAGCTGCCTCAACAATTCCAGAGTCGGTATAATGCAGAGTTGTCCAAACCAGAAAAAGGCAATTCTGTGGTCCGATCAATGCATGTTGCGCTACTCTTACGACACAATATTCCATAAAATGGAAACTTCTCCTACTTATTACTGGTGGAACGTAGGAAATGTAACAGAAGTGGATCAGTTCAATGAAGTGCTCGGGAACTTAATGAAGAGCCTAAGAGACATAGCTGCATCAGGTGACTCCCGTCGTAAGTATGCTACAGCGGAAAATGCAACTGgtttaaattttcaaaccaTATATGGGCTTGTGCAGTGCACCCCTGATTTGTCTCAGCAAGAATGTTATCACTGTTTAGATGGGGCCATCTCAGAGATCCCAAACTGCTGCAATGGCAAGATAGGTGGTAGAGTTCTCAAACCAAGTTGTAATCTTAGATTCGAAAGTAACAACTTCTACGGAAATACAACTACATTAGACCCAGATCCGGAGGCACCTCCTCCCTCCACCAATAACACTTCCTCCACCAATACCACTTCCTCACAAG AAAGTGACAACACAACAATAATTGTCATTGCCGTAGTGGTGCCAACTGTTGTCGTTGTTCTTTTCCTCATTTGTCTCTTCCTTTACTTAAGGAGGCTAAAGGCAAGAAAAAATCTTCCAG ttaaagaagaagaggaagatgcCGATGAAGATGAAGGTGAAATTAAAATTGTTGAGTCATTGCAATTCAATTTTGACACAATACGAGTTGCTACAGCAGACTTCTCTGATTCTAATAAACTTGGACAAGGTGGATTTGGAGCTGTTTACCGG GGTAAACTTCCCAATGGAGAGATAATTGCAGTCAAAAGGCTGTCAAGAAATTCCGGGCAAGGAGATACGGAATTTAAGAATGAAGTGGTTTTAGTGGTCAAGCTTCAGCACCGAAATTTAGTTAGGCTACTTGGTTTCTGCTTGGAAGGAAGAGAAAGACTACTTGTCTACGAATTTGTTCCCAATAAAAGCCTTGATTATTTCATATTTG ATCCAGCCATGAAAGCACAATTAGATTGGGAAAAGCGTTACAAAATCATTAGAGGTATTGCTCGAGGTCTTCTCTACCTTCACGAAGATTCTCAGCTACGAATTATCCATCGAGATCTCAAAGCAAGCAACATTCTCTTAGACCAAGAGATGAATCCTAAGATAGCAGATTTTGGCATGGCAAGACTGGTTTTAATGGATCAAACTCAAGCAAATACAAGTAGAATTGTTGGAACCTA TGGATATATGGCACCGGAGTATGCAATGCAAGGACATTTTTCAGTGAAATCAGACGTCTTCAGTTTTGGTGTACTGATTCTTGAGATTGTAAGCGGCCAGAAAAACAGTGGAATTAATAATGGAGAGAATATGGAAGATCTACTAAGCTTC GCTTGGAGAAACTGGAAGGAGGGGAAGGCTATAAATATTGTAGATCCGTCACTGAACAGCAATTCACGGAATGAAATGCTGAGATGCATCCATATTGGTTTACTCTGTGTTCAAGAAAATTTAGTTGACAGACCAAACATGACTAACATTATGCTGATGCTTAACAGCTATTCTCTGAGTCTCCCTATTCCGGCAGAACCAGCATTTTATATGAACAGTAGAACTAGAAGCCTTCCAGAGATGCAGTCATGGGATTATAATTCACGGGAAACAGGATCAAGTGAACCGATACTTAAATCGGCTCAAGAATCGGAAAATGAAGCTTCAATTACTGAGCTATACCCTCGCTAG
- the LOC137827527 gene encoding cysteine-rich receptor-like protein kinase 29 isoform X4 — MAAVSYMLILFLSFPFLKFISLGSAQKILCDDGHGNYTANSTYSTNLNTLLSTLSSNTQIEYGFYNFSYGQNTDTVYAIGLCRGDQQPEECRSCLNNSRVDLTERCPNQKKAIMWSDQCMLRYSNYTIFHQMETSPRYYMWNTANATDATQFNEVLGNLMKSLKDTAASGDSRRKYATAENATGLNFQTIYGLVQCTPDLSQQECTQCLDGVISEIPTCCNGKVGGRVLRPSCNIRFETYSFYGATTTLDPDPEAPPPSTNTTSSQESDNTTIIVIAVVVPTVVVVLFLICLFLYLRRLKARKNLPVKEEEEDADEDEGEIKIVESLQFNFDTIRVATADFSDSNKLGQGGFGAVYRGKLPNGEIIAVKRLSRNSGQGDTEFKNEVVLVVKLQHRNLVRLLGFCLEGRERLLVYEFVPNKSLDYFIFDPAMKAQLDWEKRYKIIRGIARGLLYLHEDSQLRIIHRDLKASNILLDQEMNPKIADFGMARLVLMDQTQANTSRIVGTYGYMAPEYAMQGHFSVKSDVFSFGVLILEIVSGQKNSGINNGENMEDLLSFAWRNWKEGKAINIVDPSLNSNSRNEMLRCIHIGLLCVQENLVDRPNMTNIMLMLNSYSLSLPIPAEPAFYMNSRTRSLPEMQSWDYNSRETGSSEPILKSAQESENEASITELYPR; from the exons ATGGCAGCCGTCTCCTACATGCttattctctttctttcttttccatttcttaaatttatatctcTAGGCAGCGCCCAGAAAATTTTATGTGACGACGGCCACGGCAACTACACAGCCAACAGCACCTACAGCACCAACCTCAACACCCTCTTGTCCACTCTCTCTTCCAACACACAAATTGAATACGGTTTTTACAACTTTTCATATGGCCAAAACACTGACACAGTATACGCCATAGGGCTCTGTAGAGGAGATCAACAGCCAGAGGAGTGCCGCAGCTGCCTCAACAATTCCAGAGTCGATCTAACAGAGAGGTGTCCAAACCAGAAGAAGGCAATCATGTGGTCCGATCAATGCATGTTGCGCTACTCTAACTACACAATATTCCATCAAATGGAAACTTCTCCTCGTTATTACATGTGGAACACAGCAAATGCAACAGACGCGACTCAGTTCAATGAAGTGCTCGGGAACTTAATGAAGAGCCTAAAAGACACAGCTGCATCAGGTGACTCCCGTCGTAAGTATGCTACAGCGGAAAATGCAACTGgtttaaattttcaaaccaTATATGGGCTTGTGCAGTGCACCCCTGATTTGTCTCAGCAGGAGTGTACTCAATGCTTAGATGGGGTTATCTCAGAGATCCCAACCTGCTGCAATGGAAAGGTAGGTGGTAGAGTTCTTAGACCAAGTTGTAATATTAGATTCGAAACTTATAGCTTCTACGGAGCTACAACTACATTAGACCCAGATCCGGAGGCACCTCCTCCCTCCACCAATACCACTTCCTCACAAG AAAGTGACAACACAACAATAATTGTCATTGCCGTAGTGGTGCCAACTGTTGTCGTTGTTCTTTTCCTCATTTGTCTCTTCCTTTACTTAAGGAGGCTAAAGGCAAGAAAAAATCTTCCAG ttaaagaagaagaggaagatgcCGATGAAGATGAAGGTGAAATTAAAATTGTTGAGTCATTGCAATTCAATTTTGACACAATACGAGTTGCTACAGCAGACTTCTCTGATTCTAATAAACTTGGACAAGGTGGATTTGGAGCTGTTTACCGG GGTAAACTTCCCAATGGAGAGATAATTGCAGTCAAAAGGCTGTCAAGAAATTCCGGGCAAGGAGATACGGAATTTAAGAATGAAGTGGTTTTAGTGGTCAAGCTTCAGCACCGAAATTTAGTTAGGCTACTTGGTTTCTGCTTGGAAGGAAGAGAAAGACTACTTGTCTACGAATTTGTTCCCAATAAAAGCCTTGATTATTTCATATTTG ATCCAGCCATGAAAGCACAATTAGATTGGGAAAAGCGTTACAAAATCATTAGAGGTATTGCTCGAGGTCTTCTCTACCTTCACGAAGATTCTCAGCTACGAATTATCCATCGAGATCTCAAAGCAAGCAACATTCTCTTAGACCAAGAGATGAATCCTAAGATAGCAGATTTTGGCATGGCAAGACTGGTTTTAATGGATCAAACTCAAGCAAATACAAGTAGAATTGTTGGAACCTA TGGATATATGGCACCGGAGTATGCAATGCAAGGACATTTTTCAGTGAAATCAGACGTCTTCAGTTTTGGTGTACTGATTCTTGAGATTGTAAGCGGCCAGAAAAACAGTGGAATTAATAATGGAGAGAATATGGAAGATCTACTAAGCTTC GCTTGGAGAAACTGGAAGGAGGGGAAGGCTATAAATATTGTAGATCCGTCACTGAACAGCAATTCACGGAATGAAATGCTGAGATGCATCCATATTGGTTTACTCTGTGTTCAAGAAAATTTAGTTGACAGACCAAACATGACTAACATTATGCTGATGCTTAACAGCTATTCTCTGAGTCTCCCTATTCCGGCAGAACCAGCATTTTATATGAACAGTAGAACTAGAAGCCTTCCAGAGATGCAGTCATGGGATTATAATTCACGGGAAACAGGATCAAGTGAACCGATACTTAAATCGGCTCAAGAATCGGAAAATGAAGCTTCAATTACTGAGCTATACCCTCGCTAG
- the LOC137827540 gene encoding antimicrobial ginkbilobin-2-like protein, producing the protein MGNCCFLIWFVCFLLFIATIISGAKADVTSQDFHYFCDSNNDRGNYTTNGLYSHNLNNALNIITFHASKNGFYSVSSGQGKNRANAIGQCRGDIKPTECTKCLTETRANLTYVCRNRKEAIGWYENEKCMLRYSDRTITGLDEIGPAYFVWNLNDAPNADQFNRVVKKLLDGLRDTAASVACGRKYAVSTATGPNEEVIFGLAQCTPDLTGPQCLDCLVQSIAELPRCCNNRIGARIIRPSCYVRYETDFLFFGPPAPAP; encoded by the coding sequence ATGGGTAATTGTTGTTTCTTGATTTGGTTTGTTTGTTTTCTGCTTTTCATAGCTACGATCATATCTGGAGCCAAAGCCGACGTAACTTCACAAGACTTCCACTATTTCTGCGACTCCAACAACGACAGAGGAAACTACACAACCAATGGCCTCTATAGCCACAACCTCAACAACGCTCTCAACATCATCACTTTCCATGCTTCCAAAAACGGTTTCTACAGCGTCTCAAGCGGCCAGGGCAAAAACAGAGCCAACGCGATTGGGCAGTGCAGAGGTGACATCAAGCCAACAGAGTGCACCAAGTGCCTCACCGAAACCAGAGCCAACCTCACCTACGTTTGCCGCAACCGGAAGGAGGCCATTGGATGGTACGAGAACGAGAAGTGCATGCTGCGCTACTCCGACCGCACCATAACGGGCCTCGACGAAATCGGACCTGCTTACTTCGTGTGGAACCTCAACGACGCACCCAACGCCGACCAGTTCAATCGAGTGGTGAAGAAGCTTCTGGATGGCCTCAGAGACACGGCAGCGTCGGTTGCCTGTGGTCGGAAATACGCGGTGTCCACTGCGACGGGCCCAAATGAGGAAGTCATATTTGGGCTTGCGCAGTGCACCCCTGATTTGACTGGGCCTCAGTGCCTTGACTGCTTGGTCCAGTCCATCGCTGAACTCCCGCGGTGCTGTAATAACAGGATAGGAGCTAGAATTATTAGACCTAGCTGTTATGTGAGGTACGAAAccgattttcttttctttgggCCTCCGGCACCCGCCCCTTGA
- the LOC137827529 gene encoding cysteine-rich receptor-like protein kinase 26, with protein MAIIIPMAAISCILSLLLSSLISQVSAQFNTEYCDNNKGNYTINSTYHNNLNTLLSTLSSHTQINYGFYNFSHGQNNDKVNAIGLCRGDVKPDECRRCLNDSALTITQLCPNQKEALLWLNTSKCLLRYSHRTIFGVMESSPGFYLTNVNNVTEADKFNQALSNLMRNLTVVAASGDSRLKYAADSAIAANFQTVYGLVQCTPDLSETDCNRCLDGAISEIPSCCGNKMGGRVLRPSCNIRFESAIFYDQTPKLDPDVTPPSPPPSSFTNTSPKESNNTITIVIAVVVSIVVVAVVSLLGLCIYLRRKKARKSPTVNQDDDDDDIEISQSLQFDFDTIRVATEDFSNSNKLGQGGFGAVYRGRLPNGQMIAVKRLSSGSSQGDTEFKNEVLLMAKLQHRNLVRLLGFCLEGRERLLIYEFVPNKSLDYFIFDPVKKAQLDWEMRYKIIRGIARGLLYLHEDSLLRIIHRDLKASNILLDEEMNPKIADFGMARLVLLDETHANTNRVVGTYGYMAPEYIMQGQFSVKSDIFSFGVLLLEIVSGQKNSGFRHGENVEDLLSFTWRNWRDGTAVNIVDPSLENNSRNEVMRCIHIGLLCVQENLTDRPTMATIMLMLSSYSLGLPIPSEPAFYANSTARSLPATSSWGHSSRATANQSAQESENENSITEPYPR; from the exons ATGGCCATTATCATACCTATGGCTGCCATTTCTTGCATCCTTTCTTTGCTTCTCTCTTCTCTAATATCTCAAGTCAGCGCCCAGTTTAACACCGAATACTGTGATAACAACAAAGGGAACTACACAATCAATAGCACCTATCACAACAATCTCAACACCCTTCTATCCACGCTCTCTTCCCACACACAAATTAACTATGGTTTCTACAATTTCTCACATGGTCAAAACAATGACAAAGTAAACGCCATTGGGCTGTGCAGAGGAGATGTTAAGCCAGATGAGTGCCGCAGGTGCCTCAACGATTCTGCACTCACAATCACACAGCTTTGTCCAAACCAGAAAGAGGCACTTCTGTGGTTGAACACTAGCAAATGCCTGTTGCGTTATTCTCACCGCACAATATTCGGGGTCATGGAATCTTCTCCTGGCTTCTACTTGACCAACGTTAATAATGTAACGGAAGCAGATAAGTTCAACCAAGCACTCTCCAACTTAATGAGGAACCTCACAGTCGTGGCTGCATCAGGTGACTCTCGTCTTAAGTATGCTGCGGACAGTGCAATTGCTGCAAATTTTCAAACCGTATATGGTCTTGTGCAATGCACCCCTGATTTGTCTGAGACAGACTGCAATAGATGCTTGGATGGGGCTATCTCAGAAATCCCATCGTGTTGTGGGAACAAGATGGGTGGTAGAGTTCTCAGACCAAGTTGTAATATTAGATTCGAAAGCGCAATCTTCTACGATCAAACGCCTAAATTAGACCCTGATGTAACACCACCATCTCCACCTCCTTCCTCCTTCACTAACACTTCCCCCAAAG AAAGCAACAACACAATAACAATTGTCATCGCCGTTGTCGTTTCTATTGTTGTTGTTGCTGTCGTTTCCCTCCTTGGTCTCTGCATATATTTAAGGAGGAAgaaggcaagaaaaagtccaaCAG TTAAtcaagatgatgatgatgacgaCATTGAAATTTCTCAGTCATTGCAATTCGACTTCGACACAATACGAGTTGCTACAGAAGACTTCTCTAATTCTAATAAACTTGGACAAGGTGGATTTGGAGCAGTTTACAGG GGTAGGCTCCCCAATGGACAGATGATTGCAGTCAAAAGGTTGTCAAGTGGATCCAGCCAAGGAGACACAGAATTTAAGAATGAAGTGCTTTTAATGGCCAAGCTTCAGCACCGAAATTTAGTTAGGCTACTTGGTTTCTGCTTGGAAGGAAGAGAAAGACTACTTATCTATGAATTTGTTCCTAACAAAAGCCTTGATTATTTCATATTTG ATCCAGTCAAGAAAGCACAGTTGGATTGGGAAATGCGATACAAAATCATTAGAGGTATTGCCCGAGGGCTTCTCTACCTTCACGAAGATTCTCTTCTGCGTATTATACATCGTGATCTCAAAGCAAGCAATATTCTCTTAGACGAAGAGATGAATCCTAAGATAGCAGATTTTGGCATGGCAAGACTGGTTTTACTGGATGAAACTCATGCAAATACAAATAGAGTTGTGGGAACCTA TGGATATATGGCACCGGAGTATATAATGCAAGGACAATTTTCGGTGAAATCAGATATCTTTAGTTTTGGTGTATTGCTTCTTGAGATCGTAAGTGGCCAGAAAAACAGTGGCTTTCGTCATGGGGAGAATGTAGAGGATCTACTAAGCTTC ACATGGAGAAACTGGAGGGATGGAACAGCCGTAAACATTGTAGATCCATCATTGGAAAACAATTCACGAAATGAAGTGATGAGATGCATACATATTGGTTTGCTCTGTGTTCAAGAAAATTTAACTGACAGACCAACCATGGCGACCATTATGCTCATGCTCAGTAGCTATTCTCTGGGTCTCCCCATTCCTTCTGAACCTGCATTTTATGCTAACAGTACAGCTCGAAGCCTTCCAGCCACGTCGTCATGGGGGCATAGTTCAAGGGCAACAGCAAACCAATCTGCTCAAGAGTCAGAAAATGAGAATTCAATCACTGAGCCGTATCCTCGCTAG